A genomic stretch from Georgenia muralis includes:
- a CDS encoding GmrSD restriction endonuclease domain-containing protein, producing MPSVAVGLVALLGGVTGGISGALIMTSLLAVVVGLLLLLGRRPFRLVGRKAGAGALAAALVLMTIGGATAAPTADGPSLAVVTEQPSTGPGAVPETSASPETSASPEPRTSSEPTPEASAPPTESAEPTAAPEPPQTAAAPAGALTALAAVPLLEVKGRAPKTGYDRDLFQWRAVDVDRNGCDTRNDVLRRDLTDIVLRDGTNGCVVETGTLADPYGGALIAFTRGSDTSGEVQIDHVVALSDAWQKGAQQWDATTRGRFGNDPLNLLAVDGPLNGQKGDGDAATWLPPNKAFRCEYVARQVGVKLTYGLWVTAAERDAMVRVLSTCPEEPLPDGTAAPPTAHDAAPPARAPAPAPAPAPAPAPAPAPAPGPAPAPAPPAAPPPAGGVAPASPDLDCGDFSSRAQAQATYDHWWSQGLGDVHRLDGSDNDGLACESLP from the coding sequence GTCGCGGTCGGTCTGGTCGCGCTGCTCGGCGGCGTCACCGGGGGGATCAGCGGGGCACTGATCATGACGTCGCTGCTCGCCGTCGTCGTCGGGCTCCTGCTGCTCCTCGGGCGACGGCCATTCCGCCTCGTCGGGCGCAAGGCGGGCGCCGGTGCGCTCGCCGCGGCGCTGGTGCTCATGACCATCGGTGGTGCGACGGCAGCCCCGACGGCGGACGGTCCGTCGCTCGCCGTCGTCACCGAGCAGCCCAGCACGGGGCCGGGCGCCGTGCCCGAGACCAGCGCGTCGCCCGAGACCAGCGCGTCACCTGAGCCCAGAACGTCATCCGAGCCGACGCCCGAGGCGAGTGCGCCGCCGACGGAGAGTGCCGAGCCCACCGCTGCGCCCGAGCCACCGCAGACCGCTGCCGCACCGGCCGGGGCGCTGACGGCACTCGCCGCCGTCCCGCTCCTCGAGGTGAAGGGGCGCGCGCCGAAGACCGGTTACGACCGCGACCTCTTCCAGTGGCGCGCCGTCGACGTCGACCGCAACGGCTGCGACACCCGCAACGACGTCCTGCGCCGCGACCTGACGGACATCGTCCTGCGAGACGGGACGAACGGCTGCGTGGTCGAGACCGGGACCCTCGCCGATCCGTACGGGGGCGCGCTCATCGCCTTCACGCGCGGGTCGGACACGTCCGGCGAGGTCCAGATCGACCACGTCGTCGCCCTCTCCGACGCGTGGCAGAAGGGCGCCCAGCAGTGGGACGCCACCACGCGCGGCCGGTTCGGGAACGACCCGCTCAACCTCCTCGCCGTCGACGGGCCGCTCAACGGCCAGAAGGGCGACGGCGACGCCGCCACCTGGCTGCCGCCCAACAAGGCGTTCCGGTGCGAGTACGTGGCACGGCAGGTCGGCGTGAAGCTCACGTACGGGCTGTGGGTCACCGCGGCCGAGCGCGACGCCATGGTGCGGGTGCTGTCCACCTGCCCCGAGGAGCCGCTGCCCGATGGGACGGCAGCGCCGCCGACAGCGCACGACGCCGCCCCACCTGCGCGCGCTCCGGCACCGGCACCGGCACCGGCTCCTGCGCCCGCTCCGGCACCGGCTCCTGCGCCCGGCCCGGCACCGGCTCCTGCGCCGCCCGCTGCCCCCCCGCCGGCAGGAGGTGTCGCTCCGGCGAGCCCGGACCTCGACTGCGGCGACTTCTCCTCCCGCGCGCAGGCGCAGGCGACGTACGACCACTGGTGGAGCCAGGGGCTCGGTGACGTCCACCGCCTCGACGGCAGCGACAACGACGGCCTCGCTTG